Below is a genomic region from Zea mays cultivar B73 chromosome 9, Zm-B73-REFERENCE-NAM-5.0, whole genome shotgun sequence.
AATCGTAAGTGTAAGCTGGAGTTGAATGAGTTCGTTACGCTGGTTGTCGAGTTGAATGTTGACGTAGTCTTCTGTGTCATCAATATACTCCCGAACCTGTTTTATTTTCAAGAAGAAATCAACATCCATATCGAGATGAATAGATGGCTTGATGAAAACACCAAAATGAATGATTTCTTCACCAGAAATCAGAAATAATAAAAAAAATCTGGTCCTACTTTAATTTGTATAAACGGATTTCTGTGTTTGACAGGAAAAAGAAGGAATAtatcttaacaaatgtattctctcCAGAATAAGCAGATTATGTTTATGTCTCATGAGACAGCACCATATAATTACAGAACCCACAATACAGGAGAATACATTATGTTTCAGTGTGGATAAAGAGACTAACCGACAAAATTCTGTTGCGAATTCCATCCAGCTGCATGAAGTAGGCCTCAAGTAACATCTCTAGGTCCTCCACATCATTATCCAAATGCATGCTAGTAGCAATGCTCAGGCTACGCCGGAAGCTAGAGTTCAGCCTGGGCACACCTGTTCCGGCAAGAACAATGCTGTTGGAAGCAGCAGATGACATTAAAGCCTCAACCTGTTGGTTTTGTACTTGCTTCCTTGTTAGATACAGATGTTCCATGTCTTCATTATCATCTAGAAGATGTTCTATTTCATCCCTGACCTGATAAGATAcaataaataaatacataaaaGATCCCAGTACAGCAGCACATGAGATATCACCAAGATTCTCACAAGCACGACAGAAATACTCAGCAGCTCACCACAATATGATATAAACAATAATCTTAAAGGAGAACAAAAGTGAACCATACAGTTTGATTCCAAAAACGAAAATTCAATGGCTCATTCCTCTGTCTTCCTGCAGCTAAAAATAATCATGGCTCTTTTACCAATCCATAGTGGATACACAACTGTAAGTACATCAAGCAATTCTTTTTGCATGAGCATCAGACCAGATAAGAAGATCATAACAATTTGTTTGAGAAAAAAGGATCAGAGCAAACCATCAAGCTGGATTGGTTTGTGAATCTATGCACAAAGCAACTAAAACTATAACAATTTACAACATGAGGCAATCTAAGCTGCACAGTcataaacagacatggtatacagGCTGTTTGAAGAACTCAATCATATCTCCATTGTTACAAATAGAACAGACTGTTGGAAACCAATTAATTAGGAttatctttgtaatataattcaatggccttttcatctataAAATCGAGATGCGACAACAGGAAACAACAATGGTTATAAACTGTACAAATTCAGGTAGACTGAGGAATTAAGCACACAAAGTCTTTCTTTAATGATACCTTTTGCACACGGGCAAGCAAACGGGTAAGATGACTCTTAAGGTTCCGCACTCGCTCAAGGTTCCTTGTGCTTACATTCTTGGTCAGTTCGTCAAGCACTGGAGTAGCATGCCTCTCAAGGTCAGACACGCTAAGGTCCAACGATGAGCACACAACCTCGAGTGCTACCTCCAGCACATGGAACTCGAATGGCAGCTCATGCTCTGCCCCGGTCGCTTCATTAAGCGAGCCCTTCTGTTTTTCCCCATTGCCATCAGGGGCACACTCACCATTCTCACCCACCCGGCTCCTCAGAGGCAGGTGCTGCCTCAATTGGTCAACGAAAGGGAGCACTTCGTGCATGAGAGGGTCCAACAGGAGCACCTCCTCGGCAGTAACTATCGCCCTGATGAATTCGAGGTTGATCACCATCGCCTTCTCCCTAGCTGCAGAATAAATCGTTCTAAATTACTAGTACGATACAAAGTTTGCGTTTTCTTGCTATTATCACCACAAAAAAAATGATGGACTATTAAATAGGGCAGGGAGAGAGGGGGCAGCTGGGTGTGCTCACCGAGGATGCTGGAGGAGCGAGAGAAAACGGGGCCGAGGATGCGTAGGTCGCGCGGGGGCAGTCCGGCGCGGCGGATTATGGAGGCCTTGTCGAGCTCGACGATCTCGGAGGCACTCCAGCGGTCCAACCGCATCCATAGGCGCGTGCCGGCCTTCTTCTTGTTGACCTTCCCCGACACGGCAACCCCGCCGCCCGCGGTAACTGAGAGGGGAGGGGGCAGCTGGGCGGTCTGCCCCGCCGCCGCCGATCCCGGGGTCGCGGACGGCGAGGCAGCAGAGGGGGAGGCGAGAAGAGCCCTCGTCGCGTTGTCCTGCTTGGGGAGGGAAGGGAGGCGGCGGGCGGAGCGATTCCGcttggacgaggacgaggaggatcTGGTGAAGAACGGCAGCTTCCGGCCGCCGGATCGCTTCCCCATGGCGTTGCCACGGCGGcgtgggcggggcggggcggggcggggcgcggCACAGTGGGGGTGAATGGGTCGGACGGCGGGGACGGTCGTCTCATCGTGGTCCACGTCCAACTCCAATCTGTGGTAAACGCAGCCGGCCAG
It encodes:
- the LOC100272750 gene encoding Putative magnesium transporter MRS2-G-like; this translates as MGKRSGGRKLPFFTRSSSSSSKRNRSARRLPSLPKQDNATRALLASPSAASPSATPGSAAAGQTAQLPPPLSVTAGGGVAVSGKVNKKKAGTRLWMRLDRWSASEIVELDKASIIRRAGLPPRDLRILGPVFSRSSSILAREKAMVINLEFIRAIVTAEEVLLLDPLMHEVLPFVDQLRQHLPLRSRVGENGECAPDGNGEKQKGSLNEATGAEHELPFEFHVLEVALEVVCSSLDLSVSDLERHATPVLDELTKNVSTRNLERVRNLKSHLTRLLARVQKVRDEIEHLLDDNEDMEHLYLTRKQVQNQQVEALMSSAASNSIVLAGTGVPRLNSSFRRSLSIATSMHLDNDVEDLEMLLEAYFMQLDGIRNRILSVREYIDDTEDYVNIQLDNQRNELIQLQLTLTIASFGIAANTFIAGAFAMNIPGSLFNTDGSLFWPFVGSTSSGCFVITVLLLGYAWWKKLLGP